The Plasmodium brasilianum strain Bolivian I chromosome Unknown PB_00_12, whole genome shotgun sequence genome window below encodes:
- a CDS encoding fam-l protein, producing MEKNIKLLLFIKIVTFILLGWICYFYNVACEFNKHLDESYKLLGKKDIRSYRLLAKFKQNHVSSITGLKHVIPNNELKDKKIRCNNEKGNKAIYEHLHGNSLDNIGYNKLAKNNKSYIFETKKYSHLEKKIFKELDYFDFLTNNRIITNRTYKKITCKKYALRLALPLLGFLFLVTALVLDYCFNCGLRRGLFKLLLFSLGTTRLGDFYNYLKGSPVFSFIKNTVGETGKTKDLYIRPFLNTVIYFTSFVILGITIILGIVYYHRKVKKYEQIKYKKR from the exons atggaaaaaaacattaagttacttttatttattaaaattgttacgtttattcttttaggttggatatgttatttttacaatgttGCG TGTGAGTTTAATAAACATTTGGATGAAAGTTACAAACTTCTaggaaaaaaagacataAGAAGTTATCGATTACTAGCGAAATTTAAACAGAATCATGTTTCAAGTATTACAGGATTAAAACATGTTATTCCAAATAATGAACTCAAGGACAAGAAAATTAGatgtaataatgaaaaagggaACAAAGcaatatatgaacatttaCATGGAAATTCATTAGATAATATAGGATACAATAAACTagctaaaaataataaatcttatatatttgaaacaaagaaatattctcatcttgaaaaaaaaatattcaaagagCTAGATTACTTTGATTTTCTTACAAATAACAGGATTATTACTAATAGgacttacaaaaaaataacatgtAAAAAATACGCACTACGATTAGCGTTACCTTTATTAGGTTTTCTATTTTTAGTAACAGCACTCGTATTAGATTATTGTTTTAATTGTGGCCTCAGAAGGGGGttgtttaaattattgttattttcatTAGGAACAACACGGTTGGGTGATTTTTACAACTACTTGAAGGGCTCACctgtattttcatttatcaaGAATACAGTTGGTGAAACTGGGAAAACTaaagatttatatataagaccttttttaaatactgtaatatattttacatccTTCGTTATATTGggtataacaataatattaggAATTGTTTATTACCAtagaaaagttaaaaaatatgaacaaattaaatacaagaaaagataa
- a CDS encoding fam-l protein: protein MKKSIMIFSFIKIVVLIFLTWIPHLSNHVITSNKYLGKKYTLAIKLDDRIYRLLAKYKKDKDSKVVMLRDDISNNGMDKKKDISNTEKECTEKKKELYRGSLNNYDGHKQDMNNKYSKFVTKKYSHLEKKIFKELDFVDFLKRNKNISDKTYKKIMRKKFSLRLGSPLLLFFLLFSLLIVDISLRLSNVNGFLELSGLKSILSPYEETLKPYFSWLLTAADTSKSVLGPLFNIVLYVIPFLILGVTLISYVFYYHKKAKKYEKIKFSKK, encoded by the exons atgaaaaaaagcattatgattttctcatttattaaaattgttgtACTTATCTTCTTAACGTGGATACCGCATCTAAGTAATCATGTG ATTACGTCTAACAAATACCTAGGCAAAAAGTACACGCTTGCTATAAAATTAGACGACAGAATATATCGATtactagcaaaatataaaaaggataagGATTCAAAAGTTGTAATGTTAAGAGATGATATATCAAATAATGGAAtggacaaaaaaaaggatatatcTAATACTGAAAAGGAGTgcacagaaaaaaaaaaagaattatatagaggttcattaaataattatgatggACACAAACAAGATATGaacaataaatattctaaatttgtgacaaaaaaatacagtcatcttgaaaaaaaaatattcaaagaactGGATTTTGTAGATTTTCTTAAAAGGAACAAGAATATTAGTGATAAgacttacaaaaaaataatgcgtAAAAAATTCTCATTACGATTAGGATCacctttattattgttttttttattatttagtcTACTCATAGTAGATATATCTCTGCGTTTATCTAATGTAAATGGATTTTTGGAATTATCAGGATTGAAATCGATTTTAAGTCCCTACGAGGAAACTTTGAAGCCATATTTTAGTTGGTTATTGACTGCTGCAGATACATCTAAAAGTGTATTAGGaccattatttaatattgtattatatgttataccttttttaatattaggTGTTACACTTATATCGTACGTTTTttattaccataaaaaagctaaaaaatatgaaaaaattaagttcagtaaaaagtga